One Thiocapsa sp. genomic window carries:
- a CDS encoding type II toxin-antitoxin system RelE/ParE family toxin: MKVAFRSSFVRDLKKIRDRAALSAVRAALERMEAADSFDGIDGLRKLAGGSGFYRIRVGDYRIGLAVSDGGIECVRCLHRREIYKHFP; this comes from the coding sequence TTGAAGGTTGCCTTTCGGTCCAGCTTCGTTCGCGACCTAAAGAAGATCCGAGACCGGGCAGCCCTCTCCGCGGTACGGGCAGCGCTTGAGCGGATGGAAGCTGCCGACTCCTTTGATGGGATCGACGGGCTGCGAAAGCTGGCCGGTGGGTCGGGCTTTTATCGCATCCGCGTCGGCGACTATCGAATCGGGCTCGCCGTGAGCGACGGCGGAATCGAATGCGTGCGCTGCCTGCATCGCCGCGAGATCTACAAGCATTTTCCTTAA
- a CDS encoding ChaN family lipoprotein produces MSYFQLSAFVVTAVLVSGACAGTGPAHPKTPPPPADVSQAPDPGTRVLHLAALSDMSDLLDRIADRRVVFVGESHDRYEDHLNQLAVIEGLHARGKPLAIGMEFFQQPYQAAIDAYIAGEIDEAEFLRRTEYFDRWRFDYRLYRPILRFAREHGIPVIALNLEAELTRRVGEVGIAGLNEAERARIPAEIDRSDPTYRERIEAVFAMHPSERKQDVENFIEVQLLWDEGMAERAATYLEANPGRTLVVLAGSGHVEYGQGIPGRLTRRLDVPSVTILNGTRRGMDPAAADFFLYPKEIALPPSGLLGVMLESGIDRGGALVQGFAESSGAKDAGLQEGDRIVQIGDQPVSAYADVRIALLDKGPGETMPVEVLRERTLGTDERLSFQVELR; encoded by the coding sequence GTGTCCTATTTTCAACTGTCGGCGTTCGTCGTGACGGCCGTGCTGGTCTCCGGTGCCTGTGCAGGGACCGGGCCTGCGCATCCGAAGACACCTCCCCCACCAGCGGACGTGTCGCAGGCGCCCGACCCTGGGACCCGTGTTCTGCATCTTGCCGCGCTGTCGGACATGAGTGACCTGCTCGATCGCATCGCCGATCGGCGTGTCGTCTTTGTCGGCGAGAGCCACGACCGCTACGAGGACCACCTCAACCAACTGGCCGTGATCGAAGGTCTGCACGCGCGCGGTAAACCCCTGGCAATCGGGATGGAGTTCTTTCAACAGCCCTATCAGGCGGCGATCGACGCCTATATCGCGGGTGAGATCGACGAGGCGGAGTTTCTGCGCCGCACGGAATATTTCGACCGCTGGCGTTTCGACTATCGGCTCTATCGTCCGATCCTGCGTTTCGCCCGCGAGCACGGCATCCCGGTGATTGCGCTGAACCTCGAAGCCGAGCTGACCCGGCGTGTCGGCGAGGTCGGCATCGCGGGTCTGAACGAGGCCGAGCGCGCACGGATCCCGGCCGAGATCGATCGCAGCGACCCGACCTACCGCGAGCGCATCGAGGCGGTCTTTGCGATGCACCCGAGCGAGCGCAAGCAGGACGTGGAGAACTTCATCGAGGTCCAGCTCCTTTGGGACGAGGGGATGGCCGAGCGCGCGGCGACCTATCTCGAGGCGAACCCCGGGCGCACGCTCGTCGTGCTGGCCGGATCGGGTCACGTCGAGTACGGGCAAGGGATCCCCGGTCGGCTGACGCGCCGTCTCGATGTCCCGTCGGTGACCATCCTCAACGGGACCCGGCGCGGCATGGATCCGGCAGCGGCGGACTTCTTTCTCTATCCGAAGGAGATTGCGCTGCCCCCGTCCGGTTTGCTCGGCGTGATGCTTGAGTCGGGGATCGACAGGGGCGGTGCGCTCGTCCAAGGCTTCGCGGAGTCGAGCGGCGCCAAGGATGCGGGTCTCCAGGAAGGGGATCGTATCGTGCAGATCGGCGACCAACCGGTGAGCGCCTATGCCGACGTGCGCATCGCCTTGCTTGACAAGGGGCCGGGAGAGACGATGCCCGTCGAGGTCCTGCGCGAGCGCACGCTCGGTACCGACGAGCGGCTGAGCTTCCAGGTGGAGCTGCGTTGA
- a CDS encoding DsbC family protein, with amino-acid sequence MTKARISALALAALTLVAGSAWASPEKTIRDALGKIVPGIEIDSVTASPVKGLFEVMVGTQLMYVTADGRYFVDGRIVDLTTREDMTEPRLAGARKTLVDGVGESQMVVFGPADAKHTVTIFTDIECGYCRKLHGQIDEYAQEGIRVRYLFYPRAGQGSPAYTEAVSVWCAGDAAAQRTAMTDAKAGKAITEKTCENPVDAHMALGAELGLRGTPAILTETGEMIPGYVEPKRLAAQLNGAPGS; translated from the coding sequence ATGACCAAAGCCAGAATTTCCGCGCTCGCCCTTGCCGCACTGACGCTCGTCGCGGGGTCCGCATGGGCATCGCCCGAGAAGACCATTCGGGATGCGCTCGGCAAGATCGTCCCGGGCATCGAGATCGACAGCGTGACCGCCTCGCCCGTGAAGGGGCTCTTCGAGGTCATGGTCGGCACCCAACTGATGTACGTGACCGCCGACGGGCGTTACTTTGTCGATGGTCGGATCGTCGATCTGACGACGCGCGAGGACATGACCGAGCCGCGCCTGGCAGGGGCACGCAAGACCCTGGTCGACGGGGTCGGAGAATCCCAAATGGTCGTCTTCGGGCCGGCCGACGCCAAGCACACGGTGACCATCTTCACCGATATCGAATGCGGTTACTGTCGCAAGCTGCACGGCCAGATCGACGAGTATGCGCAGGAGGGGATCCGGGTCCGTTACCTCTTCTATCCACGCGCCGGGCAGGGCAGTCCCGCGTACACCGAGGCCGTATCGGTGTGGTGCGCCGGCGATGCCGCCGCCCAGCGTACGGCCATGACGGACGCAAAGGCCGGTAAGGCGATCACGGAGAAGACCTGCGAGAACCCGGTCGATGCGCACATGGCGCTCGGCGCGGAGCTTGGCCTGCGCGGGACCCCGGCTATCCTCACCGAGACCGGCGAGATGATCCCGGGCTACGTGGAGCCCAAGCGTCTGGCGGCCCAGCTCAACGGGGCGCCTGGATCCTGA
- a CDS encoding DUF1566 domain-containing protein: protein MAELIRGPRVLVAAVLIGCAVWGQIQAAEPVCSLDVDGNGVIEATKDGTLLIRHSFGFGGDALISGAVGTGATRTTASDITAWLNRYECADMLDVDADGRRDGLTDGLLQRRYLAGYQGSALIDGAVAEGAARATAAAIESHLSFYQNLDASIRIQPPQIAGGGYLLSGVTARLSLAVDYTGTGILAHELIDGPAGMTIDGRSGLLTWVPPVAAEGTEVQVQVQVSDGEISDSLGFSLAVAAPQPIATVVDGDTVTVVEPGTLQGLALTLPAQVSPLTRARGVQAVAGMADVGVSVIPEAEAPPMPAEVIRVSDFFRTTPLVAEDGEIRITLPTVEPPAGYSPYDLSLYIYTDGVTDVDGPIWVRIRRHIEIDQDGNRTVELHGIGKPSFIGVPVDALEQSKRVPEELKATPERDCTTRTIEVGGRTLDSECCNEEECVLGLCWQIDEDPVCRVDTDDDGDFNDEAFAVSILDFSKNNWDWSASTRQPYIHELLQWLYTATTWFDESDFDYDAAFECVVEECVIDKKKCAGYVSSDENYGTLHLSKSNYTEAFMQGTAVHEFFHHAQSRTRIVGKDNMLREVGVVKGSWLLEGTARWFEDELYDSLDTYTFKEYQPHPRILEKGFAAPHSKNKKSDATWAYARFALWKLIDLECQVSERGDGWRSLLNGDFSGDDTTGIVNLGQRIAGWNCDFGTGTGAANKSTLGAALARYQDATIRLDDIEKLDGGPEPSFQFDRDVPRLVPDSDRSNFVSGSIPAAGASSFVLAGGASIPAGKQAVARITSDDAPVWMTLVSPDSAFIAQPGVAVHETPAGWVGTSGAVDYPYARSPSRLPEVYVHLVNPSLDADIRVTLSVAYEPIPGAIGPVEVTPSSGSWSSSPQALDLHSDGAEALYYTMVNTYDGSTPPDPRTPTPSDNDNDRDYDGPDDTFEYYGRCGTLKRTKLRFVGCDQDTCGPASGVYAYQMDLRGAPCPVEGAEPLNDTGIDWCADGTRNFLACPVAGYPWQDAQDGRDAHQHDDSDGHAGFSFTKLDANGNALSASATSWRCVRDNVTGLVWEVKTDDGGLRDKDWRYTWYNPDPGTNGGDAGTQDGGSCSGSACDTHAFVQAVNAAGLCGARDWRLPSVDELLSIISNDRINPAIDTGYFPYTVSNGFWSSSPIAGYSDRAWPVNFGYGNVGHYEKSYALYVRLVRAGQ, encoded by the coding sequence ATGGCAGAACTGATACGCGGTCCGCGCGTGCTGGTCGCCGCGGTGCTGATCGGATGTGCGGTGTGGGGCCAGATCCAGGCCGCCGAGCCGGTGTGCAGTCTGGATGTGGACGGCAATGGCGTGATCGAGGCAACCAAGGACGGCACCCTCCTGATCCGGCATAGCTTCGGATTCGGCGGCGATGCGCTGATCAGCGGCGCCGTGGGCACGGGCGCCACCCGCACCACCGCCTCCGACATCACGGCCTGGCTCAACCGTTACGAATGCGCCGACATGCTCGATGTCGATGCCGACGGGCGCCGGGATGGCTTGACCGATGGACTCTTGCAGCGGCGCTATCTCGCCGGCTACCAGGGTTCGGCCCTGATCGATGGCGCCGTCGCCGAGGGTGCTGCGCGTGCCACGGCTGCCGCGATCGAGAGCCACCTGTCCTTCTACCAAAACTTGGATGCCTCCATTCGCATCCAGCCGCCGCAGATCGCGGGTGGTGGTTACCTGCTCTCGGGCGTGACCGCACGTCTGTCGTTGGCGGTTGACTACACAGGTACGGGCATCCTTGCCCATGAGCTGATCGACGGACCCGCCGGCATGACCATCGACGGCCGCAGCGGCCTGCTGACATGGGTGCCGCCCGTGGCGGCCGAAGGCACCGAGGTCCAGGTGCAGGTGCAGGTCAGCGACGGCGAAATCAGCGACAGTCTCGGCTTCAGCCTGGCCGTCGCCGCGCCCCAGCCCATCGCCACCGTCGTCGATGGCGACACTGTCACCGTCGTCGAGCCCGGCACGCTGCAAGGGCTCGCCCTGACCCTGCCGGCGCAAGTCTCTCCGCTGACACGTGCGCGCGGCGTGCAGGCGGTGGCCGGCATGGCCGATGTCGGCGTCTCGGTGATCCCTGAGGCGGAGGCGCCGCCCATGCCGGCCGAGGTCATCCGCGTCAGCGACTTCTTCCGCACCACGCCGCTCGTGGCCGAGGACGGCGAGATCCGCATCACGCTGCCGACGGTGGAACCGCCGGCGGGCTATTCTCCCTACGACCTCTCTCTCTACATCTACACCGATGGGGTTACCGATGTCGATGGACCTATCTGGGTGCGCATCCGCAGGCACATTGAGATCGATCAGGACGGCAATCGAACCGTGGAGCTGCACGGGATCGGAAAACCCTCCTTCATCGGGGTTCCGGTCGATGCGCTCGAACAGAGCAAGCGAGTTCCGGAAGAGCTGAAGGCAACCCCTGAGCGTGACTGCACAACACGGACGATCGAGGTTGGCGGAAGGACACTCGATTCAGAATGCTGCAATGAAGAGGAATGTGTACTAGGGCTATGCTGGCAAATCGACGAGGACCCGGTTTGCCGTGTCGATACCGACGACGATGGCGATTTCAATGATGAAGCCTTTGCTGTTTCAATCCTAGACTTCTCCAAGAACAACTGGGATTGGTCCGCCAGCACCCGGCAGCCATACATTCACGAGCTACTGCAGTGGCTCTACACGGCCACTACCTGGTTTGATGAAAGCGACTTCGATTATGACGCGGCTTTTGAGTGTGTCGTAGAAGAATGCGTCATAGATAAGAAAAAATGTGCAGGGTATGTCAGCTCCGATGAAAACTACGGAACGCTTCACCTGTCTAAGAGCAATTATACTGAGGCTTTCATGCAAGGAACGGCTGTGCATGAATTCTTTCACCACGCGCAGTCTCGCACTAGAATCGTAGGTAAGGACAACATGCTTCGAGAAGTGGGGGTTGTCAAAGGCTCGTGGCTCCTCGAAGGAACGGCGAGATGGTTCGAGGACGAGCTTTACGACAGCCTCGATACTTATACGTTCAAAGAATATCAACCCCATCCGCGTATACTTGAGAAAGGCTTTGCGGCCCCGCACTCTAAAAATAAAAAATCTGACGCGACCTGGGCCTATGCCCGCTTCGCACTCTGGAAGCTCATCGATCTTGAATGCCAGGTCTCCGAACGCGGGGACGGTTGGCGCAGTCTCCTCAATGGAGATTTTAGCGGTGATGACACCACCGGCATCGTCAACCTCGGACAGCGCATCGCGGGATGGAACTGTGATTTCGGCACCGGCACCGGAGCGGCGAACAAGAGCACGCTCGGCGCTGCCTTGGCCCGGTATCAGGATGCCACGATTCGACTGGACGATATCGAAAAGCTCGACGGCGGCCCGGAGCCCAGCTTCCAATTCGACCGAGATGTCCCGCGCCTCGTGCCTGACTCGGATCGCTCCAATTTTGTTTCGGGCAGCATCCCCGCGGCCGGTGCTTCGAGCTTCGTCCTGGCCGGCGGCGCATCCATCCCGGCCGGCAAGCAGGCCGTGGCGCGGATCACGAGCGACGACGCCCCGGTCTGGATGACCCTGGTCAGCCCGGATTCCGCCTTTATCGCGCAGCCGGGCGTCGCTGTTCACGAGACGCCGGCCGGTTGGGTCGGCACGTCCGGGGCGGTCGACTACCCCTATGCTCGCTCCCCGAGCCGGTTGCCCGAGGTCTATGTCCACCTGGTCAACCCTTCGCTCGACGCGGACATCCGGGTTACCCTCTCGGTCGCCTACGAACCCATCCCCGGCGCCATCGGCCCGGTCGAGGTCACCCCGTCCAGCGGGAGCTGGAGCAGCTCGCCCCAAGCGCTGGATCTGCACAGCGACGGCGCCGAGGCCCTGTATTACACCATGGTCAACACCTACGACGGCTCGACGCCGCCCGACCCGCGCACGCCCACGCCGTCGGACAACGACAACGACCGCGACTACGACGGGCCGGACGATACGTTCGAGTATTACGGCCGCTGCGGCACACTCAAACGCACCAAGCTGCGTTTCGTCGGCTGCGATCAGGACACCTGCGGGCCGGCGAGCGGCGTCTATGCCTACCAGATGGATCTGCGCGGTGCGCCCTGCCCGGTCGAAGGGGCCGAACCCCTGAACGACACCGGCATCGACTGGTGCGCGGACGGGACTCGGAACTTCCTCGCCTGCCCGGTCGCCGGCTACCCCTGGCAGGATGCCCAGGACGGTCGGGATGCGCATCAGCACGACGACAGCGACGGCCACGCCGGTTTCAGCTTCACCAAGCTCGACGCCAACGGCAACGCCCTGTCGGCCAGCGCGACGAGCTGGCGCTGCGTGCGCGACAACGTCACCGGGCTGGTGTGGGAGGTGAAGACCGACGACGGCGGCCTGCGCGATAAGGACTGGAGATACACCTGGTACAACCCCGACCCGGGCACGAACGGCGGAGACGCGGGAACGCAGGACGGTGGCTCCTGCTCGGGCAGTGCCTGCGATACCCATGCCTTCGTGCAGGCGGTCAATGCGGCGGGTCTCTGCGGCGCCCGCGACTGGCGCCTGCCGTCGGTCGATGAATTGCTCTCGATTATCAGCAATGATCGGATCAATCCTGCCATTGATACGGGCTATTTTCCGTACACGGTTTCGAATGGGTTCTGGTCTTCGTCGCCGATTGCCGGCTATTCGGACCGCGCGTGGCCCGTCAATTTCGGCTATGGCAACGTCGGCCACTACGAAAAGAGCTACGCGTTATACGTTCGGCTCGTGCGCGCGGGACAGTGA
- a CDS encoding PP2C family serine/threonine-protein phosphatase, which produces MTAHTLEYAWRTDRGRVRKGNEDAVAVDPVLGFLIVADGIGGARAGEVASALAAEVIAKRFREDMAHRLHPDAAKDFVETAIQDANGAVWTLSQAEPDLSGMGTTVVVGAVGDDWLAFGYVGDSRLYRLREGRLEPLSRDHSFIQEVVDQGFFSTREDARRYGIGANILTRALGSSPKVKVSCGVADLACGDIFLFCTDGLTGMVPEDWLCQVLTASFGNDLEPAAEALVRLANERGGNDNITLALLRVGGPSTESR; this is translated from the coding sequence ATGACGGCTCACACCCTCGAATATGCCTGGCGCACCGACCGCGGCCGGGTGCGTAAGGGCAACGAGGATGCAGTGGCAGTCGATCCCGTCCTCGGCTTCTTGATCGTGGCGGACGGCATCGGCGGCGCCCGTGCCGGCGAGGTCGCAAGCGCACTTGCGGCGGAGGTCATCGCCAAACGCTTCCGAGAGGACATGGCCCATCGACTGCATCCGGACGCGGCGAAGGACTTTGTCGAGACGGCGATCCAGGATGCCAATGGCGCCGTCTGGACCCTGAGCCAAGCGGAGCCGGATCTCTCCGGGATGGGGACAACCGTGGTGGTCGGGGCTGTCGGAGACGATTGGCTGGCCTTCGGCTACGTGGGCGATTCGCGCCTATATCGGTTGCGCGAGGGACGATTGGAGCCGCTTTCGCGGGACCATTCCTTTATTCAGGAGGTCGTCGATCAGGGCTTCTTCAGCACGCGCGAGGATGCCCGCCGCTACGGCATCGGGGCAAACATCCTGACCCGAGCATTGGGCTCGTCGCCCAAGGTCAAGGTCTCCTGCGGGGTTGCCGATCTCGCGTGCGGCGACATCTTCCTGTTCTGTACCGACGGACTTACCGGCATGGTCCCGGAGGATTGGCTGTGTCAGGTGCTCACGGCGAGCTTCGGGAACGATCTCGAGCCCGCCGCCGAGGCGCTGGTGCGTCTGGCCAACGAGCGTGGCGGCAACGACAACATCACCCTGGCGCTGCTTCGGGTCGGCGGGCCCTCGACCGAATCCCGCTAA
- a CDS encoding methylated-DNA--[protein]-cysteine S-methyltransferase, with protein sequence MPQTLIETPIGAIAIHWKGETLIGVDLDPPAAGADVRSETMPSAIRLQITAYFEQAATAFDLPVVLLGTDFQQRVWAELRRIPSGETRTYGEIARQLGSAPRAVGQACRANPCPIVVPCHRVVAVNGLGGFSGDTSGRKLEVKRWLLSHEACKPRLCSQQTFESDPLPEDPRGLFPDAV encoded by the coding sequence ATGCCGCAGACTCTGATCGAGACCCCGATCGGCGCGATCGCAATCCACTGGAAGGGCGAGACCTTGATCGGCGTTGATTTAGACCCGCCGGCCGCGGGAGCCGACGTGAGGTCGGAAACGATGCCGTCGGCTATCCGACTGCAGATCACGGCCTATTTCGAGCAGGCGGCGACCGCTTTCGATCTCCCGGTCGTGCTGCTCGGCACCGATTTTCAGCAACGGGTCTGGGCCGAGCTGCGTCGGATCCCCTCGGGCGAGACCCGCACCTACGGCGAGATCGCGCGACAACTCGGGAGCGCCCCACGTGCGGTCGGGCAGGCCTGTCGCGCCAACCCCTGTCCGATCGTGGTGCCTTGCCATCGGGTGGTCGCGGTCAACGGCCTCGGCGGTTTCTCGGGCGATACGAGCGGACGCAAGCTCGAGGTCAAACGCTGGCTGCTCTCGCACGAAGCCTGTAAACCGCGTCTGTGCTCTCAACAGACGTTTGAGTCGGACCCTCTGCCGGAGGATCCCCGAGGACTTTTCCCTGACGCGGTTTAA
- a CDS encoding YajQ family cyclic di-GMP-binding protein, with translation MPSFDIVSEIDLQEVRNAVDQANREIDTRFDFKGVKASFELSDEKILMIGEQEFHLQQMMDILRQKLVKRKIDLSSLDPGDPVSNLSAARQEIALKQGVDSETAKRMVKAIKAGKTKVQAQIQGDQVRVSGKKRDDLQEAIALLRGEDWGLPIQFTNFRD, from the coding sequence ATGCCATCGTTCGACATCGTCTCGGAAATCGACCTGCAGGAAGTCCGCAATGCGGTCGACCAGGCCAACCGCGAGATCGACACCCGGTTTGACTTCAAGGGGGTGAAGGCGAGTTTCGAGCTGAGCGACGAGAAGATCCTGATGATCGGCGAGCAGGAATTTCACCTGCAGCAGATGATGGATATCCTCCGTCAGAAGCTGGTCAAACGAAAGATCGATCTCTCTTCGCTCGACCCCGGCGACCCGGTTTCGAATCTCAGCGCGGCCCGCCAGGAGATCGCACTCAAACAGGGCGTCGACAGCGAGACCGCCAAGCGCATGGTCAAGGCCATCAAGGCCGGCAAGACCAAGGTGCAGGCCCAGATCCAGGGGGACCAGGTCCGTGTCTCCGGAAAAAAACGTGATGACCTTCAGGAAGCGATTGCGCTGCTGCGCGGCGAAGACTGGGGTTTGCCGATCCAGTTCACCAACTTCAGAGATTGA
- the yegQ gene encoding tRNA 5-hydroxyuridine modification protein YegQ: protein MSPRRPELLSPAGSPQAMRYAFAYGADAVYAGLPRYSLRVRNNAFDGATLASAVTEAHASGKRFYLAANILSHGAKLKSFIADLEPIVAMGPDALIMADPGLIMLVRERWPDQAIHLSVQANTTNAAAVRFWAAQGVSRVILSRELSLDEVAEIRAACPDVELEVFVHGALCIAYSGRCLLSGYFNHRDANQGACTNACRWDYRVASAVSTEPHAPSPDLSLDIAGDIAGASRHPAADEVYLLEERERPGSYLPIFEDEAGTYILNSRDLRAVEHVARLVSMGIDSLKIEGRTKSHYYVARTAQVYRAAIDDALAGRAFRSDLLTDLEGLANRGYTEGFYRRHAPSELQNYDDGASRNQRQIFVGEVTGSSAGWVDVRVKNRFAVGDELELLTPAGNHRFRLESMRKDDDTELQLAPGDGWEVRIPIPAAVSAALGGHALLTRMLSEPPGP from the coding sequence TTGAGCCCTCGGCGACCGGAGCTGCTCTCGCCCGCGGGCTCGCCGCAGGCCATGCGTTACGCCTTTGCCTACGGGGCCGATGCGGTCTATGCCGGTCTGCCCCGATACAGCCTGCGGGTGCGCAACAACGCCTTCGACGGGGCGACGCTCGCGAGCGCCGTCACCGAGGCGCACGCAAGCGGCAAACGCTTCTATCTGGCCGCCAACATCCTCTCGCACGGCGCGAAGCTCAAGAGCTTCATCGCGGATCTGGAGCCGATCGTCGCGATGGGTCCGGACGCCCTGATCATGGCCGACCCCGGCCTGATCATGCTGGTGCGCGAGCGCTGGCCGGATCAGGCGATCCACCTTTCGGTCCAGGCGAACACCACCAATGCCGCGGCGGTGCGCTTCTGGGCGGCGCAGGGGGTCTCGCGGGTCATCCTCTCGCGCGAGCTGTCGTTGGACGAGGTGGCGGAGATCCGCGCCGCCTGCCCGGACGTCGAGCTTGAGGTCTTCGTGCACGGCGCACTCTGCATCGCCTACTCGGGGCGCTGTTTGTTGTCGGGTTATTTCAATCATCGCGACGCCAACCAGGGCGCCTGCACCAACGCGTGCCGTTGGGACTATCGAGTGGCGAGTGCCGTGTCGACCGAGCCACACGCACCGAGTCCGGACCTGTCCCTCGACATCGCGGGCGATATCGCGGGCGCGTCGCGGCATCCGGCCGCCGACGAGGTCTATCTGCTCGAAGAACGCGAGCGCCCGGGCTCCTATCTGCCGATCTTCGAGGACGAGGCGGGGACCTATATCCTCAACTCGCGCGACTTGCGCGCGGTCGAGCATGTCGCGCGGCTGGTGTCGATGGGAATCGATTCGCTGAAGATCGAGGGCCGGACCAAGTCGCACTACTATGTCGCGCGCACCGCTCAGGTCTACCGTGCCGCGATCGACGACGCGCTCGCCGGGCGCGCGTTCCGCAGCGATCTGCTGACCGATCTGGAAGGGCTTGCCAACCGCGGCTACACCGAGGGCTTCTACCGGCGCCATGCCCCGAGCGAGCTGCAGAACTACGACGACGGTGCCTCGCGCAACCAGCGGCAGATCTTTGTCGGCGAGGTCACCGGCAGCAGCGCCGGATGGGTGGACGTCAGGGTCAAGAACCGCTTCGCGGTGGGTGATGAGTTGGAGCTCTTGACCCCGGCCGGGAATCACCGCTTCCGCTTGGAATCCATGCGCAAAGACGATGATACGGAGCTTCAGCTCGCGCCGGGTGACGGCTGGGAGGTGCGTATACCCATCCCGGCAGCGGTTTCCGCGGCGCTCGGCGGGCACGCGTTGCTGACTCGAATGCTTTCCGAGCCGCCCGGCCCGTAA
- a CDS encoding four helix bundle protein, whose amino-acid sequence MQQLNHLPIWRDANRLLLGIEQAVRQFPRYHKYTLGTDLRRQAMTVCRLILRAADKGEGQRARVTRVVEAVDDLKIQIQLGKELQAFHSFRQFQELAELAVAVGKQSGGWRKSARLA is encoded by the coding sequence ATGCAACAGCTCAATCATCTGCCGATCTGGCGTGATGCCAACCGCCTGCTGCTCGGCATCGAGCAGGCGGTGCGCCAGTTCCCGCGTTATCACAAATACACGCTCGGCACCGATCTGCGCCGGCAGGCGATGACGGTCTGCCGGCTCATCCTGCGTGCCGCGGACAAGGGCGAGGGGCAGCGTGCCCGCGTCACCCGCGTCGTCGAGGCGGTGGATGATCTGAAGATCCAGATCCAGCTCGGCAAGGAATTGCAGGCCTTTCACAGCTTCCGACAATTCCAAGAGCTCGCCGAGCTGGCCGTGGCTGTCGGCAAGCAAAGCGGTGGATGGCGCAAGTCCGCTCGGCTGGCATAA
- a CDS encoding YcgN family cysteine cluster protein → MSEPDQGPVEGMARFWETTPLSAMTPEQWESLCDGCAKCCLEKFEEEETGDIIYSRVACALLDLDSCRCSDYADRARRMPDCVTLTPAALANARWLPETCAYRLLAEGKPLPSWHPLITGDPDTVLEAGQSLYGRAIKPGPKTDPLMHLIDWIR, encoded by the coding sequence ATGAGCGAACCCGATCAAGGCCCGGTTGAAGGGATGGCGAGATTCTGGGAAACGACCCCGCTCTCCGCCATGACCCCCGAGCAGTGGGAGTCGCTCTGCGACGGCTGCGCGAAATGCTGTCTCGAGAAGTTCGAGGAAGAGGAGACCGGGGACATCATCTATTCGCGCGTCGCCTGCGCGCTTCTGGATCTCGACAGCTGCCGGTGCAGCGATTATGCCGATCGGGCGAGACGCATGCCCGATTGCGTCACACTGACACCTGCTGCATTGGCGAACGCACGGTGGCTTCCGGAGACTTGCGCCTACCGATTGTTGGCCGAGGGCAAGCCGTTGCCGAGCTGGCATCCGCTGATCACCGGAGATCCGGATACCGTCTTGGAAGCCGGGCAGAGCCTATACGGGCGGGCCATCAAGCCGGGGCCCAAGACAGACCCGCTGATGCATCTCATCGATTGGATCCGTTGA
- the xerD gene encoding site-specific tyrosine recombinase XerD, protein MPGDSGVIEGFADALWLERGLSPNTLAAYQSDLRAFAAWVARERDRSLIEAQRLDLLDYLVVLSQEGRKPRSSARLLSCLRQFYQYLLRRGVIREDPSARVEAPKLGRPLPKSLSELEVEALLGAPDTADARGHRDRTMLEVLYASGLRVTELVTLTTGQVGLTQGVVRIVGKGDKERLVPLGEEATSWLLDYLRGPRAELLGGRVTDYLFPTCRSACMTRQAFWLLIKRYALDAGVFKPLSPHTLRHAFATHLLNHGADLRVVQMLLGHSDLSTTQIYTHVARERLKQLHARHHPRG, encoded by the coding sequence ATGCCTGGCGATTCGGGGGTGATCGAGGGTTTCGCCGATGCACTCTGGCTCGAGCGGGGTCTGAGTCCGAATACGCTGGCGGCCTATCAATCGGATCTGCGTGCCTTCGCCGCTTGGGTCGCGCGCGAGCGTGATCGCTCGCTGATCGAGGCGCAGCGGCTCGATCTGCTGGATTATTTGGTTGTTCTTTCGCAGGAGGGTCGCAAGCCGCGATCCAGTGCGCGTCTGCTGTCCTGCCTACGCCAGTTCTATCAATATCTGCTGCGGCGCGGTGTGATCCGTGAAGATCCGAGCGCCCGCGTCGAGGCACCGAAGCTGGGTCGACCTCTGCCCAAGAGTCTGAGCGAGCTCGAGGTGGAGGCGCTGTTAGGTGCGCCGGACACCGCCGATGCGCGGGGGCACCGTGATCGCACCATGCTCGAGGTGCTCTACGCAAGCGGTTTGCGGGTCACCGAGCTGGTGACCCTGACGACCGGGCAGGTCGGTCTGACGCAGGGCGTCGTGCGGATCGTCGGCAAGGGCGACAAGGAGCGGCTGGTGCCGCTCGGAGAGGAAGCGACATCCTGGCTGCTCGATTATCTACGCGGACCGCGGGCCGAGCTGCTCGGCGGTCGCGTGACCGATTATCTCTTTCCGACCTGCCGCAGCGCGTGCATGACGCGTCAGGCGTTCTGGCTGCTGATCAAGCGCTATGCCCTCGATGCGGGCGTCTTCAAACCCCTGTCGCCCCACACCCTGCGCCATGCCTTCGCCACGCACCTGCTCAACCACGGCGCGGATCTGCGGGTGGTGCAGATGCTCTTGGGCCACAGCGACCTTTCAACCACACAGATCTACACCCATGTTGCGCGTGAGCGTTTGAAGCAGCTCCATGCGCGCCATCATCCACGGGGCTGA